The genomic DNA AGAGTGGGCGGATGCTGGTGCTAACACGCAGGTCCGGAGAGCAGATCCTGATTGGGGATGACATTGTCATTACCGTCCTGGATTCACGCGGTGACGGCGTACGCATCGGCATCGACGCGCCGCGCGGGGTTAAGATCCAGCGTCACGAGGTAGTCCGTGCCGTGGAAGAAGCCAACGTGGCTGCCGCAGAGGCACTCCCGGACGCCGAAGAGCGCATCAAGGCGCTGCTGGCCGGCCGTATTGCGCCGCCCGAAAGCCAGTAACCCCCAGAGCAGATCTTCCGAAAACGACGCCCCGAGGTATCCCCCGGGGCGTCGTTGTTTTCTTAGCACCAAAACAGAAACCCCCGTTGTTCCTTGGGGAGAACATCGGGGGTTTCCGGTCAACTGCCCGGGGACGGCCGGGCATATCAAGGGACCGGCGGCTAGGAGATACCTCGCTGTGCGCGTTTGGCACCCAGCCACGGGAACCGGCTGCCGGCGGAACCCCGCCGGGCAGACGTTGCAGAGTCCCGCCGTACACTCAGGCCGGGGGACGGGTTGTGAGGGGAGAGCCCGAAATACTCGGGCAGCACGCGGCGTTCATGCGCACTGCAGCGGACGCCGGGGTATTGGAAGCTGCGGATAATCCAGCGGCCGCGGTCCTCGAGCCAGTTCGGCACCATGCGGCGGTTGCATTCCGCGCAGATGGGAGCCTGGTAGTTGTCCCGCTGGACCTGCGTATAGCGGCGGGCGGTGTGGCCCAACGGCGCGGTTTCCATGCGTGTCTCCTCGATTCTCCGGCGGTTGCTGCCGGTCTGGCTCCACCACTGAGATTAGGTGCGGCGGCACCGGAAACCATCAACTCGGGCTCAAGGAAATCCGAATTTTTCCGCAGGATTACCGCAAGACCGTATCCGGGCCCGGCAGGGACCCGGCGGACTGCTGCCGGGACGCAAAAAGCCCCCGGCGCGAAGGCGCCGGGGGCTTTGCTCTTGCTGTGGAGCCTCCTGCCAGAATCGAACTGGCGACCTTCTCATTACGAGTGAGACGCTCTACCAACTGAGCTAAGGAGGCGGGCTTCATCAGTCCGTTGCCGGCCAGAATCCACAAGGAACTACTTTATACGTACGGGCGGGTGCGGTCAAAATGAGCCGGGCGCTCAGCAGACGGTGTTCTCCGCCGGCAGGGTCCCGTCCACAAAGTAGTCGTCCACTATGTTGTCAATGCAGTCGCTGCCGCGCCCGTAGGCGGTGTGGCCTTCGCCTTCAAGGGTCACCAGTACGGCGGACTCCATCTGCGCGGCAAGGGCCTCGGCCCACTCGTACGGGGTGGCGGGATCTCCGGTGGTGCCGATGACAAGCACCTCATCCGCCCCGGATGCCTTGATGGGATGCGGCTCATTCACGGGTGCGTAGGGCCAGGCCTCGCAGGTGATGCCGCCGTAGGCCAGGTATTTGCCCAGGGTGGGGGACGCGGCTTCCAGTTCCTTCGCGTCCGCGGCCATCTGCGCGTCGTCGGCGACCATCGGATAGTCAAGGCAGTTAATCGCGTTGAAAACCACAAAGCTGTTGGACGCGTACGTGCCGTCATCGGTGCGGTCGGCGCTGATATCAGCGAGCCGGAGCATATAGGTCGGATCGCCCTCGGTCAGGACCTGCTCAAGCGCCTGCGACAGCGCGGGCCAGTTCGCGTCGTCGTACAAGGGAGTGATGAAGCCGGAGACAAAGGTGGAGACGGTCACGGTCCGTCCGTCCGCCGCGGTCAGCGGGCTTTCCTCCACTGACGCGAACAGGGCCTGGATGGTTTCCACGGCCTCGTCGACGCTGCCTTCAAGCGGGCAATTGCTGCCGGAGAGGCAGTCCTCAACGTAGGCGCGGATGGCCTTTTCAAAGGCAGCGGCCTGGCCGAGCGTGACGTCCTCGTTGCTGGCCGCGGGGTCCAGTGCGCCGTCGAGCACCAGGCGGCCCACGTTGTTCGGGAACAGTTCTGCGTAGGTGGCGCCCAGGAAGGTGCCGTAGGAGAAACCGAGGTAGTTCAGCTTCCGGTCCCCGACGACGGCGCGGAGGATGTCCATGTCGCGTGCGGCGCTGGTGGTATCCACAAAGCCGAGCAGTTCGCCGGACTCTGCGGCGCAGGCGTCGGCGAACTCCTTGGCGCTGAGCCGCGCCTCGGCCAGCCCTTCAGGGGTACTCGGGTCCACGTATTCGGCGCGGGCTTCATCCAGTTCTTCATCGCTGAGGCACTCCACGGGGGTGGATCGGCCGACTCCGCGGGGGTCGAAGCCCAGGATGTTGAAGTTTTCGCGCAGCCGGTCGCTGGTGACGTTCTCCACGTACTCGCTGACCACGGAGTACCCGGAGCCGCCGGGGCCGCCGGGATTGAGCAGTACGGTGCCCTGGGCTTCCTTGTCCGCTTCCGCCATTACCACGGCAAGTTCCACGGTTCCGGCGCCGGGGTCGGCATAATCCAGGGGCGCATCCACGGTGGCGCAGCGGAGGCTTCCCTCGCAGTCCGTCCAGGTGACCTCCTGGCTGTAGAACTCCATCAGGTCCTCGGGCACGGTGCCGATGACATCCGCAGCCGCGGTGGTGGCCGTGTCGCTGCTGCCGGTTTCCTCCCCATTGGGCTCGGTGCCGGCGGTGCAGGCTGTGGCTGCGGCCAGAAGTACCACCGAGGCGGCGGCGGCAGCCAGCCGCGGGAAACGGCGGCGTGCGGTGGCGGTGGTCATGTCATGCTCCTGGCGGGGTAGGTCAGCGCTCATGGCGGGGTTGGTCATTACAGCAGGCTCAGCGTCATGGCTTCGATGGCGAGCAGCGGGGCCACGTTGGTGGTCACCAGCCGGCGGCGCACCGTGTTGATCTCTTCCATGCGCATCAGCGTTTGTTCCGGTGAACCATAGGCGGCGAACTCGTCCAGTTCGCGGCGCAGGGATTCGTTAACTAGCGGTCCGCCGCTGCCGAGCTGGATCATCAGCACATCGCGGTAGAAGGACAGCAGATCCGTCAGGGCGCGGTCAAAATAGTCGTTCTTGGACCGCTTGGCCCGGCGCACCTGGTCCTCCTCCAGCCGCTTGAGCTGGCTGCGCAGCGCCGGCGGCAGCGTGCCCCCGGCAGGCGCCCCGAGGGACGCCAGCAGCGCCTCCTTCTCGGCAGCGTCCCGCTGTTCAAAGGAGCTGGTTGCCTCCGCTTCTGCCAGCGCCACCAGATCAGCGGCAGCCTTCATGGCCCCGGAGACATTCCGCAGCATCAACGGCAGCCGGACAATACTGTCCCGCCGGGTGCGGGCCCCTTCGTCGGTAGCCAGCCGCTTGGCCACGCCAATATGGCTCTGGGCAGCGCGGGCAGCACTGAGCGCCACGTCCGGATCGATGCCGTCACGGCGGATCAGCAGCTCGGCCACATCCTCCACCGGCGGCAGACGCAGGCCCACCGGGCGGCAGCGGGACCGGATGGTCACCAGGACATCGCCGGGGCTGGGGGCGCAGAGCAGCCAGATGGTCCGCGGCGGGGGTTCTTCGATGGCTTTAAGCAGCACGTTGGTGCTGCGTTCCTGCATGCGGTCCGCATCTTCGACAATGATGACCCGCCAGCGCCCGGTGGACGGCTTGTCCTGTGCCTTGCGAACCAGTTCGCGGGCCTCATCGATGCTGATGGTGACCTTTTCCGTGGTCACGGACGTCACGTCTGCGTGGGAGCCTGCCAGCACGGTCCGGCAGGCCTTGCACTCCCCGCAGCCACGCAGGGCGGGATCTTCCTGGTCACAGACCAGGGCGGCAGCGAATGCGCGGGCGGCGTTGGAGCGGCCGGAGCCGGGCGGGCCGGTGAACAGCCAGGCGTGGTTGGGGCGGGCTTCCGCGGCCCCGCGGCGCAGCTGCTCCACCACGGGATCCTGTCCCTGCAGGTCCTCCCAGACACTCACGGCAGCAGGGTTTCCACGCGCTGCAGGATGGTCCGGGCCAGTTCCTCCACGGGACGGCCGGCGTCGAGGACCAGGTACCGGCCGGGGTCCGCCTGCGCGGTTTCCAGGAAGGCACGGCGGATCTGCAGATGGAAGGTATCCGGTTCCGATTCCAGCCGGTCTTCAGCGGCCTGACCCGCGGTCCTGCGGTCCCGTCCGCGTTCAGGGTCGACGTCGAGCAGCACCGTCAGGTCCGGTTCCAGGCCTTCGGTGGCCCACTCGTTCAGGCCGCGCACTGTATCGGTACCCAGGCCGCGGCCCGCTCCCTGATAGGCAACGGAGCTGTCTATGTAGCGGTCGCAGACCACTACGGTTCCGGCAGTGAGCGCCGGCCGGATCACCTGCCGGACATGGGCGGCCCGGGATGCGGCGAAGATCAGGGCTTCGGTGCGCGCATCAATTTCGCCGTTGCCGTGTTCCAGCACAAGTGCGCGAAGCGACTCACCCACGGGGGTGCCGCCGGGCTCACGGGTGCGCAGGACCGAATGCCCGCGATCCTGCAGGGCGACAGCCAGGCGCTGTGCCTGCGTGGACTTGCCGGCACCGTCTCCGCCCTCCATGGCAATAAACAGGCCGCGGGGTTCGGGGGGAATAGAAGTGCTCACCCGCCTAGCCTACCTAGTGAGTCTGGGAAGGCTGAGCCGGGGCGGCCGCGGGCAGCAGGAGGCCCGGGGTGCGGCAAAGCGTCGAGGCGGAGCCGTGCGTGTGAAGGGCCACGACACCCGGATAGCGTTTCCCCGGCACGGCTCCCGGCGGCAGCTTCATTGAGCCGGCGCGTAACACGCAGTCCCGGCGGAGCCGGCGGGCGGTTTAGGCTGGCAACCATGAGCCACACTTTTGCCGACGGGCCCGCAGCGGAGCTTTCTCCCGAGACCCTGGTTGTCTCGGCCGGACGTCCCCCGCGTGAACACGACGCCCCGGTGAATCCGCCGATTGTCCTGACCTCCACCTTCTTCGGCACCGGCGCGCCGGTGCCGGGGGAGCGGGGCTACGGGCGGTACTCGAACCCCACGTGGGATCCGTTCGAGGAAGCGCTCGCCGGTCTGGAAGGCGCCGACCAGCCTGCCCTGGTCTTCTCCTCCGGCCTGGCCGCCGTGATGGCCGCCCTGTCCCTGGTGCCTCCGGGCGGGGTAGTGGTGATGCCGCGGCACAGCTATCAGGGCTCGCTGCTGCTAGCGGCGGGCGAGGCGGAGAACGGCCGCTTCAGCATACGCACCGTGGATATCGCGGACACCCGTGAGGTGATAGCGCAGCTCGACGGCGCGTCCCTGCTTTGGCTGGAGAGCCCCACCAATCCGATGCTGGAGGTGGCGGAAATCGCGGTGCTGGCTGATGCCGCCCACGCCGCCGGCGCGCTGGTGGTTGTGGACAACACCTTCGCTACCCCGCTGGTCACCCAGCCCCTGGCCCTCGGCGCCGACGTCGTGGTGCATTCGGTGACCAAGTACCTGGCCGGGCACTCCGACGTCGTACTCGGAGCCACAGTGACCTCCGGCCCGGATCTGCTGGCCCGCCTGTTGCGCTACCGTTCGCTGCACGGCGCCGTCGCCGGACCGTTCGAGGTGTGGCTGGCGCTGCGCGGCCTGCGGACCCTGGCCCTGCGGATTGAGCGCTCGCAGGCCACGGCCATGGAACTGGCACGGCGGCTGCAGACACTGCCGCAGGTGGACCGGGTGCGCTATCCGGGGCTGCCGGATGACCCGGGGCATACCCGCGCTGCCGCCCAGATGAACGGGTTCGGCTCCATTTTGTGTATTGAGGTTGCCGGCGGCGCGGCCGCCGCGGAGAAAGTCACTGAAGCCGTGAACCTGTGGCTGCCCGCCACCTCGCTGGGCGGCGTGGAGTCCCTGATTGAGCGGCGTCGGCGGCAGCCCGGTGAACCGCATACCGTTCCGGAGGGGCTGCTGCGGCTGTCCACCGGAATAGAAAACCTCGAAGACCTCTGGAAAGACCTCGAGCAGGCACTTACACGGTAGGCTAGCGCTGTGTTCCTAATGTTCCAGATTCAGCACTACCTTTACGTGGCGCTCGGCATCATTGCGCTCGTTATCGAGCTGTGGGCCTTCTTCGACTGTGTGCGGCGCAAACCCGCCGAGTTCGAGCGCGCCTACAAACGGACCAAGGGATTCTGGCTTGGCCTGACCGGCGGTGCCAGCGCCGTAGGCGTGATTGCCGTACTGCTGCCCTCGCCGCTGAGCCTGCTGCTGTTCCAGCTGGCCGCTGTGATTGCCGCGTGCGTGTATCTGGCCGATGTAAAGCCGGCCATGGGAAGCTCCCGCGGCCGCGGCGGCAGCAGCCAGGGACCGTACGGCCCCTGGTAAACCGGCCCGGTCAGGGCCTACCCCGGCCGGACAGCGTCCCACGCCACGGTGATTTCGCCGAGCCGCCAACGCGCCGGTCCGGTCAGCAGTGGCGCGCCGCCGGCCTTCAGCGCGGCGCACATCGCGATCCAGCGCTGGCGGTTGCCGTAGGAGGCCATCGGGGCTGCCTCCTCCCACGCGCGGTCCATGGCCTGCAGGAATGCATGGACCCGTTCGCCCGGCACATTGCGGTGGATCAGCGCCTTGGGCAGCCGCTCGGCCACATCGGATGGCCGGTCAAAATCTCCGAACCGCAGCGAAATGCTCAGCGACACCGGACCCTTTGCATCCAGTTCCACCCAGGTGGCCCGCCGGCCGATTTCATCGCAGGTCCCGTCGATGAAAATACCGTCCGGTGCCAGCCGGGAGCAGACCATCTCCCAATGCTGGGCGTAATCCTCCTCCGCATACTGGCGCAGCACGTTGAAGGCCCGGACCATGACCGGCCTGCGCCCGTCCACCGGCAGTTCAAAACCACCCTGACGGAAGCTGAGCCCGCTGCGTTCCAACGGTTTTGCGGCGCGCACGCGAGCCGGATCAATTTCAATGCCCACCACCTCCACGTCCGAACGCACCCGGCCCAGCCGGCCGTGGAGTTCGACGGCGGTGGTGGGCGCAGCGCCGTAGCCCAGGTCCACGATCAGCGGATCCGCTGCCTGCCGCAGCCGCCACCGCGCGGGGCCCGCCAACCAGCGGTCCACCCGTCGGAGTCGGTTCGGGTTTGTAGTGCCCCGGGTCACATTTCCTACGGGTTTTTGCGGTTTTTGCACCAGACAATGGTAGTGCCCTCCGGGGGATGCTCCGGTCCGGGGTGAGCTGGGGAACCCCGGGCATCGCGGCTCCCGCACGCACCCCCGCCCTCCCCGTCCGGGTGTGCTCTCCGATACCATGCAGGTATGACCTACAAACTGATCCTTCTGCGCCACGGGCAGAGTGAATGGAATGAAAAGAACCTCTTCACGGGCTGGGTGGATGTGGATCTGACGGACCTCGGCCGCGAGGAAGCCCTCCGCGGCGGCGAGCTGCTGGTGGAGAACAACGTTCTCCCGGACATCCTCTACACCTCCCGGCTCCAGCGGGCCATCAACACGGCCAATCTGGCTCTTGGTGCCGCTGACCGCATCTGGATCGACGTCAAGCGCAGCTGGCGCCTGAACGAGCGCCACTACGGTGCGCTGCAGGGCAAGGACAAGGCACAGACGCTGGCCGAATACGGCGAGGAGCAGTTTATGCTCTGGCGCCGTTCCTATGACACCCCGCCGCCGCCCCTGCCGGATGACAGCGACTTCTCCCAGGCGCACGATCCGCGCTACGCGGACCTGGACCCGAACGAGCTGCCCCGCACCGAGTGCCTCAAGGACGTCCTGGAGCGTTTCCTGCCGTACTGGGAATCCGATATCTCCAAGGACATCCGCACCGGCAAGACCGTTATGATCGCGGCACACGGCAACTCGCTGCGTGCACTGGTCAAGCACCTGGACGGCATCAGCGACGCCGACATTGCCGCCGTCAACATCCCCACCGGCATTCCGCTGGTCTACGAACTGGATGAGGACCTGAAGCCGATCAAGGCCGGTGGCACCTACCTCGATCCCGAGGCCGCCGCAGCATCCATCAAGGCCGTGGCGAACCAGGGCAAAAAGAAGTAGTTTCCGGTTTACCGGTAAAAGAACAGCAAAAAGGGCGGTCCCGCGGGACCGCCCTTTTTGCTGTCTGCCTCCGGGCTACATGCCGCTCTCGGAGAGCGGCTGCCATTCCCCGGTCACCAGGTAGTTGACCTTGCGGGTCACGGAGACGCCGTGGTCTGCGAACCGCTCGAAATAGCGGCTGGCGAGGGTCAGGTCCACCGTGCTGACTGCCGGCACATTCCAGTCCGGGGAAGCAATGGACTTAAAGACCCCGGCGTGCAGCTCGTTGATGCGGCTGTTGGACGCGTAGATGTCCTTGCTCAGTTCCAGGTTCCGGGTCTCCAGCAGCTCGGTGAGCTTCTCCGAGATGCTGATGTCCAGACGGGCCATTTCGCGGAAGGTCTCGACCATGTTCTCCGGGACCACGTTCGCCGGGTACCGCAGGCGGGCGAGCTGGGCGACGTGCCGGGCAAGGTCGCCCATGCGCTCCAGCGAGGCGCTCATCCGGAGGGAACCGACAATCATGCGCAGGTCACTGGCCACGGGTCCCTGGAGTGCCAGGACATCGATGGCCCGCTCGTCCAGGTCATTCTGGAGGAAGTCGATGCGTGCATCGGCGGCAATCACGTCCTGGGCCAGTTCAATGTCGGCGCCTTCGAAGGCAAGCGTTGCCTTCCGCATCGCCTCCGTGACCAACTGGGAAATCTGGGTCAGCTCCTCACCGATCTGGTGAAGTTCGGCCTGAAAAACCTTGCGCACTGAAGCGTCCTCTCGAAACGGCGGATCCTGAACATCAGCGGGGCAGTACGGCCACGCCGCTCCTGCAGGATGTCAGCCGGGGGTTAACCGCACGGACCCGTTAGATGAACGTTAGTTTAACGGACGAAGCAAAGCCACCGGCGATCCCGCCCCGCGGCGAAGACATGCCTAAGCTAGGAGGGTGAATCCTGTACTGCTGGCATTGCTGGCCGGCATGCTCGGCCTGGCCGCGGGGGCTTTCGGTGTCCTTGCCTACGGCGCGAGCCAGCGCCAGCGCCGGGACCTCGCCACCATCTCCGAGCCCACCATCCCCGAGGGCGCCGCCGAGGTGCTCAGCGTCATCGGGCGTGCCTACATCATTGCGGACGCCATTGACGGCGTGGTGCGGGCAAGCCCGGGTGCGTACGCCTTCGGGCTGGTGCGCGGCCACACCATTGTGAATGAGCAGCTGCTGGGCATCTGCGCCCGGGTCCGCCGCGACGGGGTGATCGAAGAGGCGCGGCTGGAGCTGCCCCGCGGTCCGCTCGGAGACGGCGCGCTCATCCTGCAGGTCCGGGTGGCCACGGTGGGGGAGGAGTATGTGCTGATCCTGGCCGACGACCGGACGGAGATTACGCGCACCGAGGAAGTCCGCAACGACTTTGTCGCCAACGTTTCGCATGAACTGAAAACCCCGGTCGGTGCAATTTCGCTGCTCTCCGAAGCGCTGGACGACGCCGCCGGAGACGAGGACGCGGTCCGCAGGTTCGCCGGCCGCATGCGCCGGGAATCCAGCCGCCTGACCGCGCTGGTGCAGGACATTATTGAGCTTTCCCGGCTGCAGAGCACCGACATCGTGGACCGGGCCAAGCCCGTCAACGTTGCCCGCGTGCTCGAAGACGCGGTTGAAGCCAACCGGCTGAACGCGGAGAACAAGAACATCGAGGTGCTCCTCGGCGGGACGTCCGACGCCGCCGTCTACGGTGATGCGCCCATGCTCACCACTGCGTTCCGCAACCTGATCGATAACGCCATCCGCTATTCGCCCGAGGGCAGCCGGGTGGGGATCGGGCTGCAGTCCCGGGACGGCATGGCGCAGGTGGCTGTGACGGACCAGGGCCCCGGAATTGCGGCCGAGGAACAGGAACGCATCTTCGAGCGCTTCTACCGGATCGATTCCGCACGGTCGCGCCACACCGGCGGCACCGGCCTGGGCCTGAGCATCGTCAAACACGTTGTCGCCAACCACGGCGGGGACGTGGACCTTTGGTCCCGTCCCGGGCAGGGTTCCACTTTCACCGTCCGCCTGCCGGAAATGGACCCGGTGGACACCCGCGAG from Arthrobacter zhangbolii includes the following:
- the tmk gene encoding dTMP kinase, whose protein sequence is MEGGDGAGKSTQAQRLAVALQDRGHSVLRTREPGGTPVGESLRALVLEHGNGEIDARTEALIFAASRAAHVRQVIRPALTAGTVVVCDRYIDSSVAYQGAGRGLGTDTVRGLNEWATEGLEPDLTVLLDVDPERGRDRRTAGQAAEDRLESEPDTFHLQIRRAFLETAQADPGRYLVLDAGRPVEELARTILQRVETLLP
- the csrA gene encoding carbon storage regulator CsrA, with the translated sequence MLVLTRRSGEQILIGDDIVITVLDSRGDGVRIGIDAPRGVKIQRHEVVRAVEEANVAAAEALPDAEERIKALLAGRIAPPESQ
- a CDS encoding alpha/beta hydrolase, producing the protein MTNPAMSADLPRQEHDMTTATARRRFPRLAAAAASVVLLAAATACTAGTEPNGEETGSSDTATTAAADVIGTVPEDLMEFYSQEVTWTDCEGSLRCATVDAPLDYADPGAGTVELAVVMAEADKEAQGTVLLNPGGPGGSGYSVVSEYVENVTSDRLRENFNILGFDPRGVGRSTPVECLSDEELDEARAEYVDPSTPEGLAEARLSAKEFADACAAESGELLGFVDTTSAARDMDILRAVVGDRKLNYLGFSYGTFLGATYAELFPNNVGRLVLDGALDPAASNEDVTLGQAAAFEKAIRAYVEDCLSGSNCPLEGSVDEAVETIQALFASVEESPLTAADGRTVTVSTFVSGFITPLYDDANWPALSQALEQVLTEGDPTYMLRLADISADRTDDGTYASNSFVVFNAINCLDYPMVADDAQMAADAKELEAASPTLGKYLAYGGITCEAWPYAPVNEPHPIKASGADEVLVIGTTGDPATPYEWAEALAAQMESAVLVTLEGEGHTAYGRGSDCIDNIVDDYFVDGTLPAENTVC
- a CDS encoding DNA polymerase III subunit delta', which gives rise to MSVWEDLQGQDPVVEQLRRGAAEARPNHAWLFTGPPGSGRSNAARAFAAALVCDQEDPALRGCGECKACRTVLAGSHADVTSVTTEKVTISIDEARELVRKAQDKPSTGRWRVIIVEDADRMQERSTNVLLKAIEEPPPRTIWLLCAPSPGDVLVTIRSRCRPVGLRLPPVEDVAELLIRRDGIDPDVALSAARAAQSHIGVAKRLATDEGARTRRDSIVRLPLMLRNVSGAMKAAADLVALAEAEATSSFEQRDAAEKEALLASLGAPAGGTLPPALRSQLKRLEEDQVRRAKRSKNDYFDRALTDLLSFYRDVLMIQLGSGGPLVNESLRRELDEFAAYGSPEQTLMRMEEINTVRRRLVTTNVAPLLAIEAMTLSLL
- a CDS encoding DUF2516 family protein; amino-acid sequence: MFQIQHYLYVALGIIALVIELWAFFDCVRRKPAEFERAYKRTKGFWLGLTGGASAVGVIAVLLPSPLSLLLFQLAAVIAACVYLADVKPAMGSSRGRGGSSQGPYGPW
- a CDS encoding phosphoglyceromutase, which gives rise to MTYKLILLRHGQSEWNEKNLFTGWVDVDLTDLGREEALRGGELLVENNVLPDILYTSRLQRAINTANLALGAADRIWIDVKRSWRLNERHYGALQGKDKAQTLAEYGEEQFMLWRRSYDTPPPPLPDDSDFSQAHDPRYADLDPNELPRTECLKDVLERFLPYWESDISKDIRTGKTVMIAAHGNSLRALVKHLDGISDADIAAVNIPTGIPLVYELDEDLKPIKAGGTYLDPEAAAASIKAVANQGKKK
- the phoU gene encoding phosphate signaling complex protein PhoU encodes the protein MRKVFQAELHQIGEELTQISQLVTEAMRKATLAFEGADIELAQDVIAADARIDFLQNDLDERAIDVLALQGPVASDLRMIVGSLRMSASLERMGDLARHVAQLARLRYPANVVPENMVETFREMARLDISISEKLTELLETRNLELSKDIYASNSRINELHAGVFKSIASPDWNVPAVSTVDLTLASRYFERFADHGVSVTRKVNYLVTGEWQPLSESGM
- a CDS encoding class I SAM-dependent methyltransferase; amino-acid sequence: MTRGTTNPNRLRRVDRWLAGPARWRLRQAADPLIVDLGYGAAPTTAVELHGRLGRVRSDVEVVGIEIDPARVRAAKPLERSGLSFRQGGFELPVDGRRPVMVRAFNVLRQYAEEDYAQHWEMVCSRLAPDGIFIDGTCDEIGRRATWVELDAKGPVSLSISLRFGDFDRPSDVAERLPKALIHRNVPGERVHAFLQAMDRAWEEAAPMASYGNRQRWIAMCAALKAGGAPLLTGPARWRLGEITVAWDAVRPG
- a CDS encoding trans-sulfuration enzyme family protein translates to MSHTFADGPAAELSPETLVVSAGRPPREHDAPVNPPIVLTSTFFGTGAPVPGERGYGRYSNPTWDPFEEALAGLEGADQPALVFSSGLAAVMAALSLVPPGGVVVMPRHSYQGSLLLAAGEAENGRFSIRTVDIADTREVIAQLDGASLLWLESPTNPMLEVAEIAVLADAAHAAGALVVVDNTFATPLVTQPLALGADVVVHSVTKYLAGHSDVVLGATVTSGPDLLARLLRYRSLHGAVAGPFEVWLALRGLRTLALRIERSQATAMELARRLQTLPQVDRVRYPGLPDDPGHTRAAAQMNGFGSILCIEVAGGAAAAEKVTEAVNLWLPATSLGGVESLIERRRRQPGEPHTVPEGLLRLSTGIENLEDLWKDLEQALTR
- a CDS encoding sensor histidine kinase is translated as MNPVLLALLAGMLGLAAGAFGVLAYGASQRQRRDLATISEPTIPEGAAEVLSVIGRAYIIADAIDGVVRASPGAYAFGLVRGHTIVNEQLLGICARVRRDGVIEEARLELPRGPLGDGALILQVRVATVGEEYVLILADDRTEITRTEEVRNDFVANVSHELKTPVGAISLLSEALDDAAGDEDAVRRFAGRMRRESSRLTALVQDIIELSRLQSTDIVDRAKPVNVARVLEDAVEANRLNAENKNIEVLLGGTSDAAVYGDAPMLTTAFRNLIDNAIRYSPEGSRVGIGLQSRDGMAQVAVTDQGPGIAAEEQERIFERFYRIDSARSRHTGGTGLGLSIVKHVVANHGGDVDLWSRPGQGSTFTVRLPEMDPVDTRESEQGVTA